The DNA window AACCGGCCGGCGGCACAAAAAGAACTCCCGTTGTCCTGACCCAACGGGAGTTTTGCCCACGTTTAGCATTCGCTTGGCTGGCCGGCGTCATCCGCGGTGCGGAACGACGACCCGCACCCGCAGGTCCTCACCGCGTTCGGATTGTCAATGGTGAAGCCGCCGCCCATGAGCGTCTCTTTGTAATCGATCGTCACGCCGCGCAGATAGGGCTCGCTGAAGCGGTCGACAAGAATCTTGATCCCGTGCTGCTCGATCATCGTGTCGTCGTCCCGCTTTTCGTCGTCAAAACCCATGCCGTACGTAAATCCGCTGCAGCCC is part of the Calditerricola satsumensis genome and encodes:
- the erpA gene encoding iron-sulfur cluster insertion protein ErpA, which codes for MITLTEQASHKIKELMAQEENPNLYLRIGVKPGGCSGFTYGMGFDDEKRDDDTMIEQHGIKILVDRFSEPYLRGVTIDYKETLMGGGFTIDNPNAVRTCGCGSSFRTADDAGQPSEC